TCGGGAGTTCCGGTTTCGAAAGTTATCCGCTCGACCTTTCTGATCTCTGGGATGTTCAGCGGTGTCGCGGCGCTCTTGATGCTCTCTCGGCTAGGAATCGCCCGCGCCGATCTGGCGAATGGAGCCGAGCTCGACGTCATCACCATCGTCGTGGTCGGCGGAACTCTGATTCAGGGCGGATCTGCGAATGTCATCGGCTCGATGTTGGCATTTCTGATGATTAGCCTTCTGCGCACTGCCATGGGAGTCGCCAGCGTCACTGCTGAGTATCAGATGACCATGATCGGGGCTCTCCTTGTGATCGCCGTGCTTGCTAAAAATGTCAACATACGGATACCATCCCGGAAACGATCACCCATCGGGCAATCAGTGCCATGAAAACAAAAACCGCCTCCCTTGCACTCGCCATTATTTCGCTGTCGCTCGTTGTCGGCTGCGGAAGCACGAAAGATTCATCGGCACCCTCGACGACTGCACCGACGACTTCGGCAGGGGCGAAGACTAAATTGGTGTTCATCCCCAAGAGCGCGGGAAATCCTTACTTTGCTCAGGTCGAGTCAGGTTTCAAATCAAGCGCCGACCAGTTTGGAGTCGATTTCACGTCCCAAGCGCCGAGTTCGGCAGACGCTACGTCGCAGTTGTCGGTGATCAAAGATCAAACTCAGCGCGGAGCAGAGGTGATCGTGATTTCTCCGAACAGCCCGGATGCACTGAACGAAACTCTCGACCAAGCGGCCGCTAAAGGGGTCGTGATCATCACTGCCGACTCAGACTTGACCGGAAACGAATCGCACAGATCCGTGGGAGTTGTACCCGTCGATTTTTCGACCATCGGGCCCGAGCAAGTTGAGCTTCTGGGTTCGCAGATCAACTACGAAGGCGAGATCGCGATTCTGAGCGCAACCAGCGATGCTCCGAACCAGAACGCGTGGATTGAAGGCATGAAAAAAGCGTTGGCCGAGCCTAAGTTTGCAAAGATGAAGCTAGTCGAAATTGTCTATGGTGACGACGAACCCCAGAAGTCAACCACGGAATGCGAAGCCCTATTGACCAAGCACCCGAACCTCAAGGGCATGATCGTCCCAACTTCAGTGGGGCTTGCGGCAGCGGCCCAAGTTCTTACTCAAAAGGAGATTGCACCGGGAGCCAAGAACGCCAAGAGTGGAGGGCTGGTGCTTACGGGGCTCGGCACTCCGAACGAGCTTCGTAAAGCCGTCGAATCTGGCGTGGTTGCCAAGTTCCAGCTGTGGGATCCTGCCGATATCGGAATCGTTGCCGCGTACGTTGGGACTCAGGTTAAGTCCAAGAAGTTAGATGCCAAGCCTGGAACCAAGTTTGAAGTCCCCGGAAAAGGGTCTTTCGAGATCAAGGAAAAGAACATCGTAGTGGCCGGAAAACTGGTCACGTTTTCAAAAGAGAACATCGGGCAGTACAAGTTCTAGTCAGCTCAGCACTTCTTGCCGAGTTTCTGCAGTCGCTTGCGCCGTTCAGCGGTAAGATTGGCAAATGTTAGCTCTCGTCACCGCCATGGCCATCGCGGGTCCAACCGAGATGAATCTCGAGGGTTGGAGAATCATTCTGGAAGGGGAAGTTTTGGCAGACAAGGACTGGCCGGAGGCAAAGGCGGAGCTAACCCGGCAGCTGCAAAATATCAAGCGTGTTGTTGACGACAAGCCGCTAAAGAACCTGCAGAAGGTTGCCGTCTGGGTGAATTCAGATAGCAAAGTCACACAATGTATGGCCTATCACCCCGACCGAGGCTGGCTAAAAAACAACGGGGCCAATCCAGAGATGGCGAAGTCCGTGGAACTGGGTAGTTGCAAGCGCTTCGTTGATTGGACCTATGTTCAGCCCTGGATGGTGTTGCACGAGTTGGCTCATGCGTACCATGACCAGTTCTTGGAGAAGGGTTTCGAGAATCCGACCGTACTAGATGCGTTCAAGAAATCGATGGAAACGAAGAAGTACGATGAAGTTCTGCACTGGGAGGGGCGAACTACCAAACACTACGCGACAACAAACCAGATGGAGTACTTCGCAGAAACCACTGAGAGCTACTTCGGAACGAACGACTTCTTCCCATTCATCCGCGCCGAGCTACGTAACTTTGATCCGGGTGCTGCTGCGCTAATGAAAGAAATCTGGGGGGCTGCCGAAAAGCGCTCTAAGGAAGCCTAACTTGTGAATTGTTACTCTAGCGTACTGCCCGGTTCAGCATCCATATTGAGAAGTTGAGGACAGATGCAAAGGAGACCCACATGATGTAGGGGACGAGTAGCCAACCAGCCGGACGATCAATCTTCCAGAAGGTCGCTAGCATCGCGACAATGGAAAGCCATAAGGCGACAATGTCTAGAAACGCCAAATCTGGTCGTCGCTGTGCGAAGAAGAGCCAGGACCAGGCAAGGTTGAAGATGAACTGGACAACAAATATGGCAGCTGGAGCACCCCAAAACTGACCCGACAACCAGACTCGCCAGGCCGAAACTCCGATGAGGATAAAAAGGGCAGTCCAGACAGGCCCGAAAAGCCAAGAAGGCGGGTTCCAACTAGGCTTGATGATCTCGGGGTACCACGTTTTGACAGACGAACCAGTAGCTAGTCCACCAATGGCTCCGACGGATAATGATACAAGCACAAACATCAAGAGTGCGAGATATTTCATGAGATACGTCCTAGCGATCCGAGCAGAAGCGAAACAGCCAGCAGAGTGTAGACCGAGAGCAACGATTTTGTACTGAGAATATGCTCGAAGCCTGGAGTCAAGCGTTTTGGAACGACGTGGAAGTCAACGAAGTAAGCCATCACCGTGACCCCGATTGCTACAACAAACGCCGTAGGAAGGTTCCCCGGAGCGGTGCCAAATGCCCTAAAGCAAAGCTCAGCGATTCCGCTCCATCCAATCATTGCAAACCCGTTTAAGCCAAAGCCTACGGCCAAGAACAAGAGATTTCTCTTCTCGTTTTGGTATGTTCGTTCGCCAAAGACGATGTGACTGATCGCCTGAATGGGGGCATAAAGCGGTTTGCCTGTCACTCCGGCAAGGAGTATCACGCCACCGATGGTCGCAATGGTGGACCAAACCGCCATGATCGAGATATTGCGGAGAGCGGACTGCATGGGAGAACGAGTTCCTAGTTGCCCCGATGCGAATCCAGCATCCAGAGCAACTTTTCGTATTCCTCGGCGATCCCAATCAGAATATCGTTCGTTACAGGTTCATCCGTGGGCTTTTTTGCTGTGGCTTCGATCCCTAAACGAATGCCTTTAAGCGAGTCGGAGAATGACTCGCAAAGAGCAGTAAGTGCCGCCTTCGCAGTGAGTTCCCCAATTGGAAACGATCTTAGACGCTCTTCGGCTGAGAAGCGACTTGAGGGAGCATTCACGGCGGTGCCAAGCTGCCTTATCCGCTCCGCAATCATATCGCCAGATTCGTTGACCTCCGCTGCGACCTCATCCAGAAACCGATGGACAACAATGAAATTTGCATCTCTCAAGTTCCAATGTGCCGCCTTGACGTGGGTGTACAGTTCAAGCTGATCCAGTAGGATAGGGTCGAGCACCCCTGCAACGGAGTTGGCAAGTTGCTTTTCGATAGGGATGAAGTGGTTCATAACTTCAAGCTCCCTTGATAGCCCTTTTGACTGCTTCGCTTGCTTGGTGGGCGCCGTCTGCAATTGCCTCGGCTGCATTCTCGGCTGCATCTTTGGCATGTCCAGCAAGTTGTTGAAGTTTGCCTTCGGCTTCTTCGGCAGCACCTTCTGATTTAAGCTCAGTGTCGTTGGTTGCTTCTCCAAGCGCTTGCTTGGCGACTCCGATGACTTCTTTCGATTTGCCTTCCACTTTGTCATGAGCGCCAGCGCCTACCATATCGTCCAGTGCGTCGTTTGCTGTGTCGTTATTCACATACTCAGCTACTCTGCCTGATTCCATTCATTCGGTTTTCAAATGCGATTGGAGGAAAC
The DNA window shown above is from Armatimonadota bacterium and carries:
- a CDS encoding substrate-binding domain-containing protein, with amino-acid sequence MKTKTASLALAIISLSLVVGCGSTKDSSAPSTTAPTTSAGAKTKLVFIPKSAGNPYFAQVESGFKSSADQFGVDFTSQAPSSADATSQLSVIKDQTQRGAEVIVISPNSPDALNETLDQAAAKGVVIITADSDLTGNESHRSVGVVPVDFSTIGPEQVELLGSQINYEGEIAILSATSDAPNQNAWIEGMKKALAEPKFAKMKLVEIVYGDDEPQKSTTECEALLTKHPNLKGMIVPTSVGLAAAAQVLTQKEIAPGAKNAKSGGLVLTGLGTPNELRKAVESGVVAKFQLWDPADIGIVAAYVGTQVKSKKLDAKPGTKFEVPGKGSFEIKEKNIVVAGKLVTFSKENIGQYKF
- a CDS encoding TspO/MBR family protein, which gives rise to MKYLALLMFVLVSLSVGAIGGLATGSSVKTWYPEIIKPSWNPPSWLFGPVWTALFILIGVSAWRVWLSGQFWGAPAAIFVVQFIFNLAWSWLFFAQRRPDLAFLDIVALWLSIVAMLATFWKIDRPAGWLLVPYIMWVSFASVLNFSIWMLNRAVR
- a CDS encoding DNA starvation/stationary phase protection protein is translated as MNHFIPIEKQLANSVAGVLDPILLDQLELYTHVKAAHWNLRDANFIVVHRFLDEVAAEVNESGDMIAERIRQLGTAVNAPSSRFSAEERLRSFPIGELTAKAALTALCESFSDSLKGIRLGIEATAKKPTDEPVTNDILIGIAEEYEKLLWMLDSHRGN
- a CDS encoding CsbD family protein; this encodes MESGRVAEYVNNDTANDALDDMVGAGAHDKVEGKSKEVIGVAKQALGEATNDTELKSEGAAEEAEGKLQQLAGHAKDAAENAAEAIADGAHQASEAVKRAIKGA